Proteins from a genomic interval of Paenibacillus sp. FSL R5-0623:
- the spoVT gene encoding stage V sporulation protein T, giving the protein MKATGIVRRIDDLGRVVIPKEIRRTLRIREGDPLEIFVDRDGEVILKKYSPIGELGDFAKEYAESLYESTGHVTMISDRDTIITVAGGSKKEYLDKQVGQLLEGCMENRKTILETNNGSYELSKDHDETLSSFVIAPIISGGDPIGTVILFNKDESVKMSQMEVKMSETAAGFLGKQMEQ; this is encoded by the coding sequence ATGAAAGCTACTGGTATTGTCCGCCGTATAGATGACCTTGGTCGTGTGGTCATTCCAAAAGAAATCCGCCGTACGTTACGTATTCGTGAAGGTGATCCACTGGAAATTTTCGTGGATCGTGATGGAGAAGTTATCCTTAAAAAATATTCGCCAATTGGCGAACTTGGTGATTTTGCCAAAGAATATGCAGAATCCCTGTATGAAAGTACAGGACATGTAACAATGATTTCTGACCGGGATACTATTATCACGGTGGCAGGCGGCTCCAAGAAAGAATATTTGGACAAGCAGGTGGGTCAACTGTTGGAAGGTTGTATGGAAAATAGAAAGACCATTTTGGAAACAAACAATGGTTCTTATGAGCTTAGCAAAGATCATGACGAGACGTTATCCTCTTTTGTTATTGCGCCGATTATTTCAGGTGGTGACCCCATCGGAACGGTTATTCTGTTCAATAAGGACGAATCAGTTAAGATGTCTCAAATGGAAGTGAAGATGTCTGAGACGGCTGCTGGTTTCCTTGGCAAGCAAATGGAACAATAG
- a CDS encoding polysaccharide biosynthesis protein produces MKQPSTGSRLLQGAFILGFAAIISKIIGAFQKIPLQNLGGDGVFGIYNTVYPLYMLIITLAAAGLPLAVSKFVAEQNALGRPDESRRIIRLSSLLLGGIGIIMALLMYAGAPLIADMIGNRHVVPSIRAASWALLFVPVMTGLRGYFQGLQQMVPTAVSQVVEQTIRVTVMIVLLLWLMRRDASLETIAAGAMMGSVAGGMVGLLTMLGYMVHHRRKGREAVNGQLNSEWSSNSGEVGSDRHERQENTPVTPLKKTVSAINPALAERSRSNGEWIKTLLMYAIPVCLGSLAVPLMNLVDTFTVPRLLRGEGLDELQSMVSFGIYNRGLPLVQLVTMLATSLSVLFIPAMAEARLKGGPEAVRQQAGLALRWFWLIGLAASAGLAVLAEPINRMLYGDAAGTEALRYMALTAAGSTVSIIAAALLQGLGAVRAPAFSMLAAAGVKALLNVMLVPALGISGAALAGAVAYMLAAGLNVALLARLVALRPAPGAVLAKPALVIAAMSLAAVGMAWAAEAVLGGMGIAADRRLAAMGVSLLGIAAGSAVFLLAAARTGLLTAEELAAVPKLGPRLAKLLRRLRVLR; encoded by the coding sequence ATGAAACAGCCGTCTACAGGCTCAAGGCTGCTACAGGGTGCATTTATACTTGGGTTTGCTGCCATTATCTCTAAAATTATTGGTGCTTTTCAGAAGATTCCGCTGCAGAATCTGGGGGGAGACGGTGTATTTGGCATCTACAATACGGTATATCCGTTATATATGCTCATTATCACGCTTGCTGCTGCAGGACTGCCGCTGGCCGTATCCAAATTCGTAGCAGAACAGAACGCACTCGGAAGACCAGACGAGAGCAGAAGAATTATTCGATTATCTTCCCTTCTGCTCGGGGGAATTGGAATTATAATGGCGCTCTTGATGTATGCAGGTGCGCCATTGATCGCTGACATGATTGGCAACCGTCATGTGGTTCCATCGATTCGTGCAGCTTCATGGGCTTTGTTGTTCGTACCGGTGATGACAGGGCTGCGTGGATATTTTCAGGGATTACAGCAGATGGTGCCAACAGCGGTATCACAAGTGGTGGAGCAGACGATACGTGTTACCGTCATGATTGTTCTGCTTCTGTGGCTGATGAGACGGGACGCTTCGCTTGAGACTATTGCTGCTGGTGCCATGATGGGCTCCGTTGCTGGTGGAATGGTTGGGCTGTTAACCATGTTAGGGTACATGGTCCATCATCGGCGGAAAGGCAGGGAAGCAGTCAACGGGCAATTGAATTCGGAATGGAGCAGTAACAGTGGAGAGGTTGGATCAGATCGTCATGAGCGTCAGGAGAATACACCGGTTACGCCGCTGAAGAAAACGGTGAGTGCTATTAACCCGGCTCTGGCAGAAAGATCACGATCCAATGGTGAGTGGATCAAGACGCTACTCATGTATGCCATTCCCGTCTGTCTCGGGTCACTGGCCGTCCCACTGATGAATCTGGTGGATACCTTCACCGTGCCCCGATTGCTACGGGGAGAAGGACTGGATGAGCTTCAGTCGATGGTATCCTTCGGTATCTATAACCGTGGATTGCCGCTGGTTCAACTGGTGACGATGCTGGCCACGTCACTGTCTGTGCTGTTTATTCCGGCAATGGCGGAAGCCCGGTTAAAGGGCGGGCCAGAAGCCGTCCGGCAGCAAGCAGGCCTTGCGCTGCGCTGGTTCTGGTTGATCGGCCTGGCAGCATCCGCGGGTCTCGCGGTGCTGGCGGAGCCGATTAACCGCATGCTGTACGGAGATGCCGCAGGCACCGAAGCACTGCGGTATATGGCGCTGACGGCTGCGGGCAGCACCGTCAGCATTATTGCGGCGGCGCTGCTACAAGGCCTCGGCGCCGTACGCGCACCCGCGTTCAGCATGCTGGCCGCCGCAGGCGTCAAGGCGCTGCTGAACGTTATGCTTGTGCCGGCGCTGGGCATCAGCGGCGCGGCTCTGGCAGGCGCAGTCGCCTACATGCTGGCGGCTGGCCTGAATGTGGCGCTGCTGGCGCGACTTGTCGCCCTGCGCCCTGCCCCTGGCGCCGTCCTGGCGAAGCCGGCGCTGGTGATCGCCGCCATGAGTCTGGCGGCGGTAGGCATGGCCTGGGCCGCCGAAGCGGTACTCGGCGGCATGGGTATCGCGGCCGACCGCAGGCTGGCCGCGATGGGCGTGAGCCTGCTGGGCATTGCCGCAGGCTCGGCCGTGTTCTTGCTGGCGGCGGCCCGGACAGGGCTATTGACCGCCGAGGAGCTGGCGGCTGTGCCCAAGTTGGGGCCTCGCCTTGCCAAGCTGCTGCGCAGACTGCGTGTGCTGCGCTAG
- the mazG gene encoding nucleoside triphosphate pyrophosphohydrolase has protein sequence MSAALTVVGLGSGDADQLTVGIIKKMKHAATLYVRTLDHPVLNDLQQEGLEMTSFDAIYEAKSSFPEVYDEIANQLIEAAHKGEAGTEIVYAVPGHPMVAEASVRLLKERCPQMGISLRVMGGESFLDEAFIRLGFDPIEGFQLLDASSLNTELVQPQLHTLIGQVYDVFTASDVKLCLMEVYPDDYPVFVGHALGVQGQEVIHKIPLHELDRIEGYGNLSLIYVPKNTDDALRRRSFARLHEIVNILRSPGGCPWDQEQTHQSIRKNLIEETYEVIETIDEDDPDHMKEELGDLLLQILLHSQMEEEVGTFNVYDVIEGLNDKLIFRHPHVFGDHQAEDANEALQNWEQMKAEEKKRKGQDQQKVSVLDGIPRDLPALMKGYKLQKKAAKVGFDWDDVEGVFAKIEEELAELKEAVQQGQSAEERKLELGDLLFAAANVARFIDTDPEEALAATNRKFVGRFQYIEERLREQGRTPADSNVEEMEQFWQDAKKAGL, from the coding sequence ATGAGTGCAGCTTTAACCGTAGTGGGTCTTGGATCTGGAGATGCAGACCAACTGACCGTAGGTATTATCAAAAAAATGAAACATGCAGCTACACTGTATGTACGTACCCTGGATCATCCCGTATTGAATGATCTGCAACAAGAGGGGCTGGAGATGACATCATTTGATGCTATCTATGAGGCGAAGTCCTCCTTCCCCGAAGTATATGATGAGATCGCGAATCAACTGATAGAAGCCGCTCACAAGGGTGAGGCTGGAACGGAGATTGTGTATGCTGTACCTGGTCATCCGATGGTAGCAGAGGCAAGTGTACGTCTGCTCAAAGAACGTTGTCCGCAGATGGGTATCTCATTGCGTGTCATGGGCGGGGAGAGCTTCCTAGATGAAGCTTTTATACGACTTGGATTCGATCCAATCGAAGGTTTTCAACTTCTGGATGCCAGCAGCCTGAACACAGAACTGGTACAACCACAGTTACATACGTTGATCGGACAAGTCTACGATGTGTTCACTGCTTCCGATGTGAAGCTATGCCTGATGGAGGTTTACCCGGATGATTATCCGGTATTTGTGGGTCACGCGTTGGGTGTACAGGGCCAGGAGGTCATTCACAAGATTCCATTGCACGAACTGGACCGGATCGAAGGATACGGCAATCTGTCACTGATCTATGTCCCGAAGAACACCGATGATGCCCTGCGTCGCAGATCCTTTGCGCGTTTGCATGAGATCGTGAACATTCTTCGCAGTCCGGGCGGCTGTCCATGGGATCAGGAGCAGACGCATCAATCCATTCGCAAAAACCTGATTGAAGAGACCTATGAAGTCATTGAGACAATCGATGAGGATGACCCCGACCATATGAAAGAAGAGCTGGGTGATCTGCTGCTGCAGATTTTATTGCATTCCCAGATGGAAGAAGAAGTCGGCACATTTAATGTGTATGATGTCATCGAAGGTTTGAATGATAAGCTGATCTTCCGTCATCCACACGTTTTTGGCGATCATCAGGCAGAAGATGCGAATGAAGCCCTTCAGAACTGGGAACAGATGAAGGCAGAGGAGAAGAAGCGCAAAGGCCAGGATCAGCAGAAGGTTTCCGTGCTGGATGGTATACCGCGTGACTTGCCTGCATTGATGAAGGGATACAAGTTACAGAAGAAAGCAGCCAAAGTAGGCTTTGACTGGGATGATGTTGAAGGTGTGTTTGCCAAGATCGAGGAAGAACTGGCGGAGTTAAAAGAAGCGGTGCAACAAGGCCAGTCTGCAGAAGAACGGAAGCTTGAACTGGGTGATTTATTATTCGCAGCCGCAAACGTTGCGAGATTCATCGATACGGACCCGGAAGAGGCGCTTGCTGCGACCAACCGCAAGTTCGTCGGGCGGTTTCAGTACATCGAGGAGCGTTTACGTGAACAGGGAAGAACACCAGCAGATAGCAATGTAGAAGAGATGGAGCAATTCTGGCAGGATGCGAAGAAGGCAGGATTATAA
- a CDS encoding HU family DNA-binding protein: MNKTDLINNISTKSGLTKKDVESVLNGFLGEITDALASGDKVQLIGFGTFETRKRSGRTGRNPQTGNEIVIPESTVPAFKAGNKLKEAVK, from the coding sequence ATGAACAAAACAGATCTGATTAACAACATTTCAACCAAAAGTGGTTTGACTAAAAAAGACGTTGAGTCCGTATTAAACGGCTTTTTGGGAGAAATTACAGATGCACTTGCCAGCGGAGACAAAGTACAATTGATCGGCTTTGGCACTTTTGAGACCCGCAAACGTTCCGGTCGTACCGGACGTAACCCACAAACAGGGAATGAAATTGTGATTCCTGAGTCCACTGTTCCTGCATTCAAAGCAGGCAACAAACTTAAAGAAGCCGTAAAATAA
- a CDS encoding RNA-binding S4 domain-containing protein, with the protein MRLDKFLKVSRLIKRRTVAKDVSEQGRVLVNGREAKPSAAVKVGDELTVQFGQKLVTVRVERIAESTKKDEASSLYTLVKEEPIAKDNGMNW; encoded by the coding sequence ATGCGTCTTGATAAATTCCTGAAGGTCTCCCGGCTAATCAAACGCCGCACTGTGGCCAAGGACGTCTCTGAACAGGGACGTGTTCTGGTGAACGGACGTGAAGCGAAGCCTAGCGCCGCTGTTAAAGTAGGCGATGAGCTGACGGTTCAGTTCGGTCAGAAACTGGTCACCGTGAGGGTGGAACGAATTGCCGAGAGTACCAAGAAGGATGAGGCGAGCAGCCTCTACACCTTGGTGAAGGAAGAGCCGATCGCCAAGGATAACGGAATGAACTGGTAA
- the yabP gene encoding sporulation protein YabP, with translation MVEHGKAKQHHLSMQNRKLLDLTGVSNVESFDSEEFLLQTELGHLTIRGHNLHIKNLSLEEGLLSIEGTVSSLQYLDPGSQPKNGKGLFGKMFR, from the coding sequence ATGGTTGAGCACGGTAAGGCCAAACAGCATCATCTGAGCATGCAGAATCGGAAACTGCTGGATCTGACGGGTGTCTCCAACGTGGAGAGCTTCGACAGTGAGGAATTTTTGCTGCAGACTGAACTTGGGCATCTGACCATCCGGGGGCACAATTTACATATCAAAAACCTGAGCCTGGAGGAAGGTTTGTTATCCATTGAAGGCACAGTCAGTTCGCTCCAATATCTGGACCCCGGTTCCCAGCCCAAAAATGGTAAGGGCCTGTTTGGCAAGATGTTCCGATGA
- the yabQ gene encoding spore cortex biosynthesis protein YabQ, which produces MSPDTQWITLMWMLTSGVVMGMAYDSYRVLSGQLRFPRWSIHTLDLLYWVASALFVFRMLYAGNHGQLRFYVFLGLIIGVCFYFWLLSVTTQRFVVMLIKLARTLIHWCGHILNILIVMPAKGIYKLIRVLFGFVIAILLFLGRLVLQCLVPFGKLFRWMFRPLLKHWVTPRFMIRVGTRIAAIWKRWF; this is translated from the coding sequence ATGAGTCCGGATACTCAATGGATCACATTGATGTGGATGCTTACCTCGGGGGTCGTGATGGGAATGGCCTACGACAGTTACCGGGTACTGTCCGGACAGCTGCGGTTTCCGAGATGGAGTATTCACACGCTCGATCTGTTGTACTGGGTTGCTTCCGCGCTGTTCGTTTTTCGGATGCTATACGCCGGAAACCACGGACAGTTGCGGTTTTATGTCTTTTTGGGGCTGATTATAGGGGTTTGCTTCTATTTTTGGCTTTTAAGTGTTACAACCCAGCGTTTTGTGGTAATGTTAATTAAACTCGCAAGAACGCTGATTCATTGGTGTGGACATATCCTTAACATCCTGATCGTTATGCCGGCTAAAGGAATTTATAAGTTAATTCGCGTATTATTCGGTTTTGTAATTGCGATACTATTATTCCTGGGCAGGCTGGTGCTGCAGTGTTTGGTACCTTTCGGCAAGTTGTTCCGCTGGATGTTTAGGCCGCTCCTGAAACATTGGGTAACGCCACGCTTCATGATCCGTGTGGGTACAAGAATTGCAGCGATATGGAAACGCTGGTTTTAA